CAGTTTTCTTCTGTCCATCTTTTGTTTATGCCATTTATATAGGTAAACTCTTCATACTTTTCAGAATCTATCGATAATTCAACTATAATACCTACATATGAGTTTATATCTGCCCGATCTGTTAAATTTGTTTCAATAATTTCTTTTATTAAATCTATATCGTCTTTGCCTAATTTTTCATTAGTTATAATTTTAAACATTATGGCATATCCCTTAAAAGGTTTTACTGTAACTATATTGAGATTTCTATTTAATTCTTTACTAATTTTATTCATGACATTTAATGAATAGTCATCATTATAATTTCTAGAATCTATATTAATTGACATATTTTCATAATATTCAAAATTATTCGAGTTAAAATCATATTCGTCGTAGATTAAAAGCTTATCGATAGTAAAAATCCTTAGGACACACGAGTCATATTTCACCCTTTTATTATATAAATCTCCATATGGAATTGGATAGGAACCATATTGCTTTAATACTAAAATTTTTGTAAAATAAAGTTCTATATTTTTTATATCATTAGCATTTAAATTATCGTTAAAGTAAACATTAATATTCAATTTATCGTCAACGAGATAACAAAGGCTGTTATCAATATTTTCTATTTGAAAAAATGTCTTAAATATATTTACTGCATTTTCATCTACTATATAAATTTTATCATTTTCTTCGGTAGTATCAAAGTAGTTACTAGGGGTTTGTATTTCATTAAACATTAATGATTTTTTTGAATCATTGCAAGAAGTAAAAATTATAATTATCATTAAACCAAAAATTAATTGTGTATATTTTTTATACATAATACCTCCTTACAAAATTAGAAAATTAAATACCAGTCAGTAACATTGAGTCTTTGCATTATAATGCCATAGTATTGCAGTTAAGCCTTATAATTAAGGATACTATATAAATTATACATTTTCAAATTATAATTTACAAATACTATAATTTTCGAGTTTTGGATCGGCTATAATAAACTGGACAGAAATTTTAAGGTCATGTACAATCAGAATATAATAAACAAGGAGCATGACCATGCCAGAATCAAAAAACAGAAAACAACGTCGTACTTTTACTACAGAATTTAAAAGCCAAATAGTACTGTTATATCAAAACGGTAAAAGAAAATGCGATATAATAAGTGAATATGATATTAGAGTCGGCAAAAGCTGGAACTATATATGTGTGCTTATGACCTTTTTAATCGTAAAATAATTGGTTATAGTGCTGGCCGAAATAAAGATGCAGATTTAGTAGCAAGAGCTTTTGCCACAGTTAAAGCAAACCTGTACCCTAAAGCCCCTATTAACAAAACAAATATTAAAAACAAAATATTATATCTGTTAGATAAAATTTTTTTCATAATAAAGCACCTCTTCCATTTTAATTCAACAAAAAATTAATGCCTTTACGGTGGCATTAATTTTTTATAAACTAATTATATTATTTTCTTAATTGTGTTTTTTTCTGATTGTATTCTTCTTCAGTTATTTCTCCTCTGGCATATCTTTCATTTAAAATATTTAAAGCATTGTTATTTGAACGGCCATTAGTCTTAGTTGATAGCTGAAAATAATTAATCAGAGCTACAATTCCTAATACCGTTAATACAACTGCGCCTATCATTATGAACCAGCCCCACCCATAGCCCATCATTCCATATCCATATCCCATCATAGTACCAACTCCATTTGATTATTATTTTTATACTTAACACCAATTTTAAAAATTATGAATAACTATTTTCTTCAAAATATCACTTTTTAGATTAGTAACCTCGAAGAACTTGTGAAGCAAAGTTATTATTTATATAAAGTGCTTTTTTGTTACTATTTATTATCATTAATTTTTAAATTTCTAAATTCAATAACTTTATATATAATTTCAATAAACAGTTAAGATTATTCAAAAATTAAATTTTAAATATTGTCAAATATAAATACCCCTTAAGAAGTTATGAAATATAAAAACAGTATTCGGTAAATAATTATTGAATACTGTTTTTGATATAACCTCTTTTTTACTGATTAAACTAATGCACCAGCCATTTTTCTGCATTCATCTGCACACATACGGCAAATATCTGCACACTTCTTGCAATGATCATCTTTAAACATAGCGCATTCTTCAGCGCATTTATCACAAATTTTAGCACACACATTACAATGTTCTGATGTAAAGCTACCCACCATTGACATTGTTGCAGCAGACATTTGACACATCATAGCGCATTCTACCAGAATTTTAACACAGTTCTTTCTTGCATTTAAATCCGGTTCATTTAAACATGCATTAAAGCATTCAAAGCATGCTTGTGCACATTTATTACATGCATCTATGCATGACTGCATATGATTATTTGTTACTATACCCATCGATATTTATCCTTTCTTTTATATTTTTAATATAAAAGTATTATTTGAAATTCTTTGGTTTTTATACTTACGATTTATCTAATTTAAGATATTCACAAGTATATTTTATTTACCTTCTCACTAATCTTGACTATTTCAATCACCTAACAACATAAGCATCATTACATCATCATAATAGGAGGAAGCTACTATCTTGTTCTAAAGATTTGTAAGATTTGGACATCAAGTAGCGGATACAGTTTTACATAAAGTAAGTCCTGTTAAATTGTCCATATTAAGATTTTTCTTTAATAACTTATTAGAATTTTTTAATATGTGATATTTTTTTCACCTCATTTCTTATTACTAGTATTAGCTTGTGTTGTATTTTTCGGTTTATTTAAATCACAGCAATCCATTCTACCTGTTCCAAAAGTTTTTTTATTCTCTTCTGCCAATCTGTCAAGCCAATTTTTAATGAATTTAAACATTAAAACCACTCCTTTCTATTTTTATATTATTTTTTATAAAATACTAATTATTTCATCAACTTTTTCATCATTTCTATCCTCTTTAATTGCTTCTTTTGACAATGATAAATATGTTGTTTTAAAATCAATACATTTGATTACTTTAATAGTGATTATGCTGCTATTAATTTAACTGTATGAATAGTATTCACTATAACAATATTTTTAATAATATCTTCTAACATATATCTCGCAAATTCAATTTTTACAGTCACTTTTGTAACGAGTTTTGTATAATATTTGTAACAAAAAAGCATGTAATTTATTAAAAATTTACATGCTTTTTTGCGTTAAATTAGTTCGTATAATTTGAATTATGCCTAATAATTCAAATACAGATTGGAATTTAATATTGAATACAATACAGAATACAAATATAAATATAAATCAAGTAGCTGTTCACTTAATTCAATGTACTAAAACGAACAACATATACCGGTTCATTGTTGTTATAAAACACAACAACATTGTGATTGCGTTCCATACTTAATTGATTTGGTTTAAGCGAAGTCATTTGTAAAAACACATCAACACTACCCGTATTATCAACTAATTTAGCGCTTAAGTACTTATCCTTGTTTGGCATTAAATAGTTTGAGTTAATATTCATTAATGCTGTTGGTACTTTTTTATTTTCTTTAATATTTTTCAATTGACCTTTAATAACAAAGTGTTGTGATACAATATCTGATTTATTTTCAACCGGTATGTCTTCTTTTACTGACTCTTTCATTTCTACTATAGTACTGTTATATATATTAATATTATCAATTTCGGCAGTATTTTTCCAAGCTTCATTTCTCGAATTTAAATAAGTTTCATATCCTTCATCAGGAATAATTAGCATGGATATAGTTTGATTATTTTTACTTACTCTTAAATGGTCATTACCTACCCTTTTGTTCCAAAAAAAGCTATTATTATAATTTTTTTCATCAAGATAATAATCAAGCAATTTATCTAATTCTTTATCTAATTCTTTTTTATTTCCATAGAATATACCAGCGAGTTCAAATTGTTTTGATAGCTCATTATAAAAAAAATCATTAACTTGTTCTGATGATAATGTTTTTGGTAAATACCAAGACAAGTTTAGAACCTTATGATTATCTCTATCTTGAGAACTAATTCCAAATGTTATATTATCATCATTTCTTAAAGTTGCTATATTTATTGTAACATTATTTAATGCTGGAACATTTATTGAATCATCAATAGTATTGCTATCTACTATAACCATATCTATTCCCTGTTCAGCCAATACCTTTTCTATATCTTCAGTTTTCAAAGGAAATTGATATTGATAATCATTTATGGGATTTGTTCCGAAGGCAATAACTATACCTACTACAATAACAATTACGGCTACAACCCAAAATGATACCTTCTTAAAAATATTATTGTTTATATTCATTGCTTCCCCCTCACTATTTTGGATACTTTATTTAATATTTTTTAGATACCAAAGCTTCATTAAATTCTACTAATTTTATTTGTTCGTTTTTAGCTAATTCAACTAAATCCTGTGCTTCTGCATATACAAGAATACCGTAATATTTTACAGTTGGATATAATATTACTTATCCGTCGTAATACAACATACCATAATTGTAACTTTTTTACAATTTAAAAGCAAATTTTAAGCAGCATATTTTTTTCAAATTCTCCACGAGAGACTACATAAAGATTTTGAAGTATCAATTATAAGAAACGAAATTGGCAAAAAGGAGAATATGCTATTCAACAATCTTGCACAATTGGTACGCCTCTTTCTGATATTAATTTAAATTAGAATTAAAAACACAAAAGACACCAACCCTTTACAGTCAGTGCCTCTCATCAAGTGGTTAATTACATATTGCTTACTTTTTCATGGTCATGTGCTTCTTTATATTTTAAGCGAGTAGCTTTACCTCCCCGAATCTTAGGGGGTAAAATGGTATTAATACTATGTGTAAATTTCAATATTTTCATAGAATTCCATACATTTTTATTAATACCGTTTTATACTGTTCTCTACAAAAATTTGCCCAGAATTTGCCCGAAGCTATTTTAGAATATATACAAATATTGTAATATTATTCCTCAATTATATTTTTTAAAAGCTTAGAACATATTCTTACTTGTTAAACCTTTATCTTAATTCCTCAATTAGTTCATTAAAAGGTCTTCCTTTAACATTGCCAGAATAACGATTGTAGTTTCCTCACCATTTAATAAAGTATGAAATAAATATACCGGTTGTAAGAATCCTTTAGAATCAATCATGTAATCTAATATTACTTTAGTTATATCAATTTTCTTAATATTAATGGATGAATTACTTAACTTAAATTTTCCAGTTTTTAATTTATCATAAGCTTCTACTTCACTAATAATTTCTATATCTTTTTCTTTTTTATAAGTAACTAAATTATTAGATATATACTTAATATCGCCATCGCTGTAATATGTACAAGACTAAATTCCATCGACCAAAGAATCATCTCTACTTTCCAAATCCACAGTCCACTCATAACTTCCTGCATCTGATGAAATATGCTTAACCTATTGTTCTTTTGTTTGCGCAACATTTCAGTAGCGCTCATTTTAATAATATATCCAATGGCTGTTCCTAAAATGTTATTAAAAATATCATCTATATCAAAAATACCAAATTCAGTTAAATACTGTAAGCATTCAATTATTAATGTAATGATAAGACCCACAA
Above is a window of Sedimentibacter sp. MB35-C1 DNA encoding:
- a CDS encoding LDCC motif putative metal-binding protein; this encodes MFKFIKNWLDRLAEENKKTFGTGRMDCCDLNKPKNTTQANTSNKK
- a CDS encoding VanZ family protein, whose product is MHQNHTVLLSKVKLRQVIISTLFMRYIIMVIGVTFLNRRSGIYGNVNFHFISTYIEAWNSFNQRNWQFIILNILLFVPLGIFLPIIHKKFNNILWTLFVGLIITLIIECLQYLTEFGIFDIDDIFNNILGTAIGYIIKMSATEMLRKQKNNRLSIFHQMQEVMSGLWIWKVEMILWSMEFSLVHITAMAILSIYLII
- a CDS encoding SHOCT domain-containing protein, with the translated sequence MMGYGYGMMGYGWGWFIMIGAVVLTVLGIVALINYFQLSTKTNGRSNNNALNILNERYARGEITEEEYNQKKTQLRK
- a CDS encoding four-helix bundle copper-binding protein; the protein is MGIVTNNHMQSCIDACNKCAQACFECFNACLNEPDLNARKNCVKILVECAMMCQMSAATMSMVGSFTSEHCNVCAKICDKCAEECAMFKDDHCKKCADICRMCADECRKMAGALV